The Verrucomicrobiia bacterium genome includes the window AACGGCATCCATATCGGCGGGCCCTCGCCGGTGGATATAGGCATGTCGAATTTTCCCGGGACCGCTGGTCATAACGAAGAATTTTATTACGGTTTCGTTCTTCCAGTTTTGATCGTTGGAATCGTTTTTTTATTTTTAGCCTTTGTGATCGGCATGGTTCTTTATATGCGCTCCCGTCGCCACAAACTGCTCCACGAAACCATCCGTTCGATGATCGAAAAAGGCGTGCCCATCCCGCCGGAATTGCTGTCGTCCGGCGAGCGCAATGTCGCGCCGCGCACCCGGAGTGATCTGCGCACCGGATTGATGATGACCGGCGCCGGCATCGGATTATTGCTCTTCTATCACAACGCCAACAATCCCCCGATGGAGCGCGTCGGTTGGATTCCCATTTTGATCGGCGTCGCTTTTCTCATCACTTGGTTCATCGAGAAAAAGAACAAAAACAACCACGGCGGACCAACCATAAAATAGGTGTCCTTCTCCGATGCCGAACTCATCGCCCGCGTCCTTTCGCTCGAAGACCAGAATGCCTTCGGCGAATTGGTCCGGCGCTATCAATCGCCCGTGCGCGGTTTTCTCACCCGCATGGCGCGCGGCGACAGCCACCTCGCCGACGACCTCGCGCAGGAAACTTTTTTGAAGGCCTGGCAAAAACTAAAATCCTTTCGCGGCGAGGCGCGGTTCTCCACCTGGCTCTTCGGCATCGCCTTCAACGAATTCCGCGGCGAGGCGCGCAAGCGCAAGGAACTCTCCCACGATCCCGCCGAATCCCCCCACGATCCCGCGCAACCTTCTCCCGCTGCGGGCAACAACCTGCGCCTCGATTTGACCGAAGCCATGAAAGTGCTAAATTCAGGCGAGCGCGCGGCGGTTATCCTGTGCTGCCAGAATGGGCTGTCGCATGAAGAGGCCGCGCAGGTTTTGGAATGCCCGCTGGGCACGGTCAAGACCAACGTCCTGCGTGGGCGCGAAAAATTGCGCCGCCGCCTCGCTCTCGAATATAAAGATTATGCCAACGCCTGAAACCAACGACCCGCTCGACGCATTCCTGCGCGAGCACGAAGGCTACATCGAGGACGCCGGCTTCACCGCGCGCGTCGTCGAATCGCTCCCGCGCAAACGCCGCCTTTCGCCGCGCACGATTATTTTGCTCAGCGCGATTGCCACCGGCTTTATCCTCGCCGGATTGTGGATGCTCCCCTTGCGGGAAATCATCACCGTGGACCGCCAGGGTGCGCTCTTGCTTCTGTTCACTACTCAGTCGCTGATGTTGCTCGCGGTCGCGTTGCTGATCGGCGCGTCGCTGCTGTGGAGTCTTTACGCCACCTTGAAGTGGGAAGATTAAGACTGTTTCCAGAACTCAATCGCGTGGCGAAATAGTTGCAACCCCTGATCCCCGAGTTCGGCATTCACCCCGAGCGAATTACTGATCCCATCCACGCAACTCCAAAACGCATCGTTCAAAATCGGCACCTTCCAAAACAGCAACACCAAAATGAACAAGCCGTAATTCGCCGCGGGCCGTAATGTGTTTTGCCATTCACCCGGAAGCCACGGCTCAATCGCGCCGAAGCCGTCCAGCGGCGGCACCGGAATCAGGTTGAAAAGGATCGCCATGATTTGCAGTTGCAGCACAAAAGCCATCGCATAAGTCGCCACCTGCCCGGGATAATGCGGCATCAAAAAAGCCCTCAATA containing:
- a CDS encoding site-2 protease family protein encodes the protein MYCFLLVVVVWVFSVCLHEYGHAWVAYRGGDTSVEEKGYLEMNPIHYAHPLTSFLLPMLFMVIGGIGLPGGAVYINRNLLRSRWWETAVSLAGPAMNLLLALAVTILLRAFLMPHYPGQVATYAMAFVLQLQIMAILFNLIPVPPLDGFGAIEPWLPGEWQNTLRPAANYGLFILVLLFWKVPILNDAFWSCVDGISNSLGVNAELGDQGLQLFRHAIEFWKQS
- a CDS encoding sigma-70 family RNA polymerase sigma factor, which gives rise to MSFSDAELIARVLSLEDQNAFGELVRRYQSPVRGFLTRMARGDSHLADDLAQETFLKAWQKLKSFRGEARFSTWLFGIAFNEFRGEARKRKELSHDPAESPHDPAQPSPAAGNNLRLDLTEAMKVLNSGERAAVILCCQNGLSHEEAAQVLECPLGTVKTNVLRGREKLRRRLALEYKDYANA
- a CDS encoding DUF6249 domain-containing protein, with the protein product MKTTCQRLLVLPLLLALTGPLRAEPVNSGGTATNPTVLNAPAMPTPPTPPALPENSPDSDHVPVSIGPNGIHIGGPSPVDIGMSNFPGTAGHNEEFYYGFVLPVLIVGIVFLFLAFVIGMVLYMRSRRHKLLHETIRSMIEKGVPIPPELLSSGERNVAPRTRSDLRTGLMMTGAGIGLLLFYHNANNPPMERVGWIPILIGVAFLITWFIEKKNKNNHGGPTIK